CGGGccctgtcttctttctctttctgcggTTTGGTTACCTGCTGCGCAGCTACTCGCGCTCTGTTCTCTGCTCCATTTCTCTCTCTGGGCTGCTGCCGTTTTGAGGCACTTCTCTCTATCCCAACACGTTTtgctgcatgcagcagcCTCCCGCTACATGCACGGGCGCTCCCCTCTGTGTTTTCTGTCGGCGCGCGTCGGGTTTCGTGTTCCTTTCTCCCTCCGCGTAGCGTCGCGTTTTCTGAACGCCGCCTGATGGCAGCTGTTTCGCGAGTGGAGAGAGACATAAAGGATgagcaagaagagagacacgggcagggagagagacagggaaaAATCTGAGAGCTGGCTCTTGTATTATGTGTAGTTGTTCCTTTCTTGCTTCTGAGATTGTTGATTAGAAACAACTGGGCTTGAAGACAGTCGTTAACAAAACTGGAATTGCCTCGCAGTGGCGCGAGCTGCAGTTCGAGCTCCTGGGCGGCGAGCCTCGCTACGTGGCACGCTTGGTAAGGATtccacgcggcggaggatAGCGAGCCGCGCATTTTCTGCCATCACACGCACTCAAAAaagcaggcgaggagaggcagcacgCTTTGAGAATGCCTGCGCGTTGTGTTTTGGTGTCAAGAGTCTCGCTCGCTGACTGAAATGCGTTTTCGTTAGGATCAACGCCGTCGGACCCGaaccgcagctgcgcatgcgttgcTGGGATCGCTGGTCATCGCTTCTTGTTTTTCACGTTATGCCTGCGTGATGAATGGGTTCAGCTGGGCGTGCCTCTTATTTGCGTCCGTTTGTGAATTTTATGTTTGCGCCTTTCCCTCCGCAGAAGGAGAACGATATGCTTTTCGAGATTGACTACGAGCGCGTCTACTGGAACTCTAGGTGAGCAcgggaggcgaacgcgggaCTCGCcctcaaccctaaaccctgacCTCCTTGAGTCGAGCCGTATTCAGATCGAGTTTTGCAAACGCGGGCTACTTCCCAACTCTCAGCCACAGGAAGTCATGGTTGACTCAGCACACGGCGATctgtgcagcgcggcgagcgcacgAACCAGACCGAGTCGCCACGCCACTGGGAGCGTGGACTTGGGTGACCGCGGAGAAGTTTCGTTGTGTTGGCTCTAATCGGGCGATGCCTGGAAGGCATTTACTCTGTTAATGACAATCACGTCTGCGAGTGTGTGGTATCTCACAGGCTGGCAGCTGAGCGCGAAAGAATTACGGCTGAGGTTCCGCAAACGTCGATTGTGTGTGAGTCTGCGGGGCCGATGCGCGCTAACTGGCAGATTGACACGCGTCTGCTTGTCTGCTTTTCGCGGCAGTTTCGAGATTTTGTTATCCGGTTCCCGCGCGTCCATCGACGCGAACGAGTGCCGGAAGCCGCGTCAGTTCTGGGCAGTACAGAGTGTTGAGCGCTTCGCAAAGGATTCGATCCTTAGGCTTTCGCGGTCTCCTTTATGCATTTAGAAGAGACGCACTGAACCCTTACCGCTCTCTGGTTTCGACTCGTTTTGCCCGCGTCTTTGCCTGTGTCCCCAACGCGCCCCGCGTAGTCCTTTTGGAGTTCCACTCTGGCGctccgcgcagcgcagcgctcCAGCTTATTTCCCTTCTTGCGCCGATTTGCGGCGTCGACGCTGAGATTCGGTTTGCTCTCTTCACGTGcgctctttttttcttctcgttcCTTTGGCGCCTTTGTAGGCTCGCGCGGTGACTTGTAGGTCGGAACTTCCGTTGTCTTTTTGTTTCCGTCTTCTGCAGTTGActgcttcgccggcgcgggcgcgttcgcgctctttctcgcgcagagacgcgagtgTCTCGTCGTCGCAAACGACGGCAACCCCAACGCCGTTGATTGCATGAACAAAAACCTCAGCCTCAACAAGGTAAAGCGAGACCGCGAAGCTGTAGTTCCACGCTTTTTGCCCGGCTAGACTCTCCGCTGCAGGCTGTTACTCGTTAGCAGGCTATCGCTCCGCCGTGGGCAGTCCTGCGGAGCCGCATCGCTTGTCTTTCGAGATCTGCGGCTGTCCTCGGCTGCTAGCTGCTTGTATTCATTTTTCTCTCGTTTCGCCAGGGACCCTGCGGTTGCGCGCCTTCATCCTTACAGCGTTCGGGCCTTTTTCAGGTTCGGACCCACTTTTTCCGAtgtgttttctttttccgcgcGTACTAGGTGCCCGAGGCGTTGCTGCAGACCTTCAACCTCGACGCGAGAGCCTTCgtgcgggaggcggcggggtcCCCCGAgaagctcgcgcgcctcgtccggctgcggcgccaaGTGCTGGCGGAGCGTAGGATGAGGGACACGGAGActgcgcagaaaaagaaggagaaaCGGCGAGAAcaagaggcagcgaaggcgaaggcagagagcgacgcgggtTCCGAATCCAACGTAGAAGGCGCGGCAAAAAAACGCCGTacaggagaggaggaaaagggagaagaaggaggtggcgcgagcgaggcgcagggggaGGCATCTGACGGAGTCTCAAAGGGAGAACAGAAGGACGGCAGGAAGCACGAGGAAAATCTTCGAAGCGGTGAAGacaacgcaggcgagagaatCGAGGTCCATTACCTCATGAATCTGCCAGAGTTAGCCATCGATTTCCTCGGTACGTGGCTGGCAGCGAAGCCTTTCCGCCGTGGAGTCAACCTCCGCGACGCTTGAAACGCCCCGCTCTCCAGGCTCTATTCTGCTGGACAGCGCTAGTCGCCTTTAAACCCTGCGTGCATATGCATGGTCACCTGTAAACGCGATGTGACTGCATGAGGTTCACACGATATTGCGAAGCTACGTTTGCTGTGGTTGCTTGTATGGGTGGCTTTTTTGCCTCTCAATTCACCTCGCGCGTGAAATGCCGCGTGGAACAGCAGGCACCGCTGTTCGTGTAGCCACGCATCTAGCAAAGCCCGACTCTGTGACTCACCTGTGCGTCTACTAACACACGTGCATCCACCCGTACATGCGTACATAaatgcatgcacacatacaTGCAGACGTACATAAATACATGCATTCATACGTgagcatatacatatatgccaACAGCCTAGGTCCACAGCAGGCCACTTCAGGATTGTCTCTCCCGGGCGTTGTCTGTCGGGCGGCGTCGTTGCGCTCGCATATATTCCGTCTCTGTGCTGGGGTAAGTGTGCGTTTCACCAGACGTCTTTCCAGGTCTGCTGGCGGACGCCACCGCCCAGGGAGAGGGAAAGCCGGCAGATGTGCCGGACGAGGAACCGCTGACTGCGGAGGAAATCAAATCAGCCACAGAGCGTCTGCGCCACCGCGTCCACTGCTACGGCTtttcgcgctcgtcgcctccggaAGTCGAGCTCAAGGTATGTGGAGATTTATCCGCTGGCGTCCCATATCTCTGCATACTTTTTTGAACGCAcctgtgcatgcatgtgtgtctTTCACTAACATCGTCTGTTCAGTCCACCTTTGAAATTTGTGAGAACTTGCTTCTTTCcgcgtgcagcagctcggGTCCGAATATGCTCGTTTAAGAGACGCCGTCGCACGCCTGTCTGTGCATTTAGTGCGCTGTGCAGAAATATGGGATGCGCGAAAGGAATCTCTCTCGTCGAGGCACCCACAACAGACGCAAGGCACATGCCTactaaaatatatatacatatatctgtatgtatTCAGGGGCACCGACAAAAACCCTCTGTGGCTCAGAATAACAGATTGCTTGTTTGTgtgcgcgcagccgcgggtgGAGAAGGCCCTGGGTTTCTGGCCGGCTGATATCGAAATCCGAGAAGTGAGTCAAGAGTCTACAAAAAACTGGCGCCTGGGTGCTTTCGGAACGCGAAAAATATCCCCTTTACGCAGAAAGACCACTACTTCGTGTACTATTTTAGTAGACTGCGGCAAGACGTGATACTCATAGGTGTTGAGCAGGACATGTTGGAAGGATCTCCTTCTTTGAGCGCCTGTATTGCATGCAGCTTCAAAAAGGTAGCTAACAGAAGTTTTGCAGAAAAACAGGTTGAGGAAGTCCTTCCCTGCTTGATACGCGTAGCTGCGGCGGGAGCCAAATACTGCTACACTCTCTCGCTGTCGATGCTGGTCTTAGCCTCGACGCACCaagtctttttttctgcctcaGTGTGGTTAGGTTGTACCACCCTGAATTAATGATGCTAGATCTTCCCTACGCCCTCCGCTTTTCGTGTCTCGCACGAGCTGTCCATCGTGTTCTACtgttctctttctctctctccattctctctctctctctctctctctctctctctatatatatatatatatatatatatatatatatatatatatatatatatatatatatatatatatatatatatatatatatatattgtgATGTGGGCATGCGCATTTCCAGCTCTTTCtcggctcgccttcctctgcagcgacgctAGATGAAATAGCGTGGCTTCGTgggtgtctgcatgcgcatatgCCTACATGCGTAGGTCGCTTGGCTGTCGGCGTTCCTCTTCATTGCTTTATTTTTTATCTttgttttctttcctctgcagGTTCGTGATGTTGCACCGAACAAGCGTATGTACTGCCTCACGTTCGATCTGCCCCCTTCTTTCTTGCTgacttcgccttcgtctaCCTCTCCCTAGAAGTCGCCGCTACGGTAGCGGCAGAGGGGACCCGTGACATTCCGTTATTTGCTCAAAATGCTATTGGGCACTGGAGCCGTCGTCGTTGCTGCGGTGTGAATAGCTGGATTGCCGGTTTGCCTCGGTGCACTTTATTTTCTTCCCATTTTCGCGTCGCTTCTCTGCCTTGCCGTCGTCCCAGTTTTTCTCGCCTCGTCGTGTCCCCTTGTTcacggcgctgcctctctcgcggcgttgCCGCCCAGTCAGGTGAACAAAGGAAAAATCTAAATCAAGCTACAGCACGTTCGAACTCGTTCGCTTTTCGCTTGGGTCGCATTCCGGAGCCACACAACGTCATTTCCTAcctccgccgcgttcgcAGGTACACTTggatatatatctatatgtatgtagATTTATCTTTACAATAGTAAAAAACTATAtaatatacataaatatcGTAGTATTTTATACATGTAGAATCTACAACTCGCGCTACATAACGTGGTAATACCCCTACAACCGCTACGTTTGGAGTCATAAAAACCTTATCGGCATGCTGTAGGAAAAGCGCATTTTTCATAAGCTCAGCTGGATCAGTCCGGAGGGACTAATCAAAGGCTTCACATATATCTGAGCTCAACTTCAGTAGCGTAcgtcgcgtcctctgccgcAATAAAAATAACGACCCgtcatataaatatatatatatatatatatatatatattcagtTTTTCCGTGACCAGGCCAGCAACCTCAAACCAGTCGGACAGTGAGTAGCTGTCCGTCGCCTCGTCTGGGCGAGCTGAAcgaagacagacagacaagCCCTGTTTATTCATTCATGTAGGGTTGAGGGATTACATTCCTGATAGAAATGCGACTTGGATGCTAGGGTGCGTCCCAGAAAGCAGGCAAAGGACCGAAGTTCCTCTGCAAATGATCCTCTGTCCCTGTTTGAAGACTTAGTCACCTTTTGTCGCGGATTTATCTACGGCGAGGGGGCGAGGCACCCCAGACGGCCCGCCGGGCCCAACAGGGGACTCTTCGAAGGCAGCAGGAGAGCCGTGAGGGGATATCTTGGATTCTGAAGCCTGTGTGTTTTTTCGCTGCGTGGCTTCGGCCTAAGCCTGCCCTCATTCCGAACGTTTTCCCGCTCAAGAGCCGGTGCTGAATCGCACTAAGAGTGGAGCTTCTGTTTCTCCCTCCCGCTAATCCATTTCGCCTTGAacccgccgcctcgtggTAACACTGCATCCGTTCGGCGCGAAGGCTAGCAGCACCGGAAGCGAAAACTTGCACGCCATCGTTTTCCCGCGGAAACGCACGCTCGGCAGAGAGTCCGTTGCGGTCCCCACAAGCCTAGGTGTTTCGTTTCGCGacttcgcctgtctccttgagggcgcggcaggcgtctgTTGTTTTTTCACATCCACAGAGCGAGTTGGAGCGGCATGGCGCCGAAGAGAAACACCACGTTTTCTCTTCCGGGCTGCACGacaacgcgcggcgcgcttcgTCGCATCTGTCTCCGGCAGAGAACAAGAAAAAACTCATAAGTCACTCCCCTCAAGGCTTTGCGTTCGAtctctcgcggctgcctTTCAGCCATCCCGCCCTCTCTCAAGACGACCAGATGCACGGGACGACTGTCTCAATCACCTCCTGAGCTTTATTCCGCAGGCCCTCCTCCTTAGAGCACCGGCTCAGCAAGGTCAAGCCATCCAGCCGCAGAAGGCTGTTGCAGCACCGAATCATGCAGGTGATGTAGCCCGGGCGCGATCCGCTGAAGTCTCGCTCGATGTCCTTCAGCATCAGCGCCAGCTTCGTGAGGATCTCCTCGATCTCTTTCTTGCTGCCGTTCGCGACCTCGCTTGCGCCCTTCGCGTCGGAGCCCGTCGCCTtcaccgcctcctccgcgccgtcgccctctgccttgttctgcgccgcgagatCCTCCTCCTGAAGCAACTCCCCCAGCCTCTGAAAgagcgagctgcagaggtCCTCGTagcgctgctgcttctccgcgacATGCGGAGAAGGCTGCGGCACCTGCCGCGTGGAagctgaggaggcgagagactctgcagagacgcatgcGAAAGACAACCCAAGCGGCGAATAAACTGCGAGAGAGACCCCGCTTGCCCACCACAGGATGCATACGCTACAgaacaaagagagagaacaaAGGAGAGCCTGCTGGAATGAATGCCGGAGGTACAAGCACGATGGAAGAAGATGAGACACGAATAGAAACACGCCCTGGAAAGCTCGCAGAGAACCCCCCCGAAAAAATagcgacgcgagagaagagagtgGGTCACAGGGAGCAGCTGGAGCATGCCCGGTCAAATACACAAAAGGAAAGGATCAAAGCTGGAAGGCAAcagggctgcagcgccactCGTGAGCCCATGAGCTACGGGACAGCAGGTCTTTAAAAGCACGGAAACCTCAGAGAGGGATTTACCTGagctgtcgcctcgctgtccAAAGACCTGGCGCGCTGTGTGGTTGATCACTcgggcgccctccgcctcgtctccggaGAACTCCGAcccagacggcgacgagacgTCCATCAGACTCTTCTCTTGCGGGCACACATTCCGGTTTCTTCCGCAGTCTACCGAGTCTCGTCTGGCTTCCATTCCATGCACGCAagccgcctcttcgtcttcatcgaTCTCTTCAAGGCGCCCGTGGCTCTTCCCCTCTCGCCACtgtcgcgctgcgctgctgtaGGCGCACTGGACCGCCCTGCGGGAGCTGAGCCCCCTGCCTTCGTCCTGTTCATCCCTCCGTGCGCTGTGCCTCGCGCCGTCTTTGAGcggccttctccgcagcgcgtGGTCACGCGACGATCCGCAGGAGCTCGAGAAgctcggctcgcgcgcggcgtcctctgtctgccgGTAGGCGCTCGCCCCAGAGACGTGGCGGACTctctcaggcgccgcggcgtcgccctcgcagcagtcccccgcgcgcgcgcggccacGCCCTGGAGCGAGGAGTCTCTTGTTCCCTTCGCGCACCGTTTCCGCCTTTCCTGATCGGACCATGGAGTTCGTCTGGACGCGAAGGATGACGAacaagacgaggagagagatgACTGTGCAGACGACGGTAGTCACCACCACAGTCAAGTGGCTGGTCGCCGgcttccgctcctctcttcgcgctcgctcgtCCTCGCTTCTCCGAAAGGACGCGAAATCGTGGGAAGAAGACCCGGCAAGGCTCGATTCCGCACTTTCGCGAGGTCGGTACGTCTCCCCAGCTCCACTGCCCTGGACGGCAGACGAACCCAGCGGAGGTAGCGACCGCTTCAGAGCCTCCTGCACGCCTTGCAGTTCGCGCAAAAGCGACGCCAGGGCCTGGGGATCCCGCGCGAGTGAGccgccgctctgctgcgccaggcGGTAAGCCGACAAAGCCTCCAGAAGATGCAGGTCTGCGACAGAAGGCGGTGGCGTTGCCTCCCGCCCGTGGTGGTCGGGAGACGCGGgtgaagacgcggaaggaggcgTTGGACGCAGGAGCCTTTCGAGGTCTTGGAGGACGCGATTCAGCTCGCGCTCTTTGTCTGACGACGACAGAGTGCTGggctccgcagcgcgagcggagaaaaGAGGCTGACGAGGCGATGGGAGCTGCTCGCACCCGAGGGCTACCAAGAGAAGGGCAAGACACAGAAAGGTGCCAGAcccgcgaggacgccggcaACATCCACGCGGAACAGCCCCCGTCGAGAGAGATCCACACACTGGCggggaagcagaggcgaatTTACAAGGAGACGGCATCGCGCGGCAATCCCTCTGAGAAGCGCCAAGCGAGTCAGACGAACCCGCCGCGGATAACGCACCCTGGCAGAGCGAAGGAAGACATGACGCAGAAAgaagcgagggcgagaccgACCACGAAGAAGCTCGCAGACGCCCCTCCGCGTTTCGGCGGTGAGAGTCAGAGGGAGGCCCCAGTGTGGATTC
This DNA window, taken from Besnoitia besnoiti strain Bb-Ger1 chromosome III, whole genome shotgun sequence, encodes the following:
- a CDS encoding hypothetical protein (encoded by transcript BESB_046500), producing the protein MEPPTRVCAESTLGPPSDSHRRNAEGRLRASSWSVSPSLLSASCLPSLCQGALSAAGSSDSLGASQRDCRAMPSPCKFASASPPVCGSLSTGAVPRGCCRRPRGSGTFLCLALLLVALGCEQLPSPRQPLFSARAAEPSTLSSSDKERELNRVLQDLERLLRPTPPSASSPASPDHHGREATPPPSVADLHLLEALSAYRLAQQSGGSLARDPQALASLLRELQGVQEALKRSLPPLGSSAVQGSGAGETYRPRESAESSLAGSSSHDFASFRRSEDERARREERKPATSHLTVVVTTVVCTVISLLVLFVILRVQTNSMVRSGKAETVREGNKRLLAPGRGRARAGDCCEGDAAAPERVRHVSGASAYRQTEDAAREPSFSSSCGSSRDHALRRRPLKDGARHSARRDEQDEGRGLSSRRAVQCAYSSAARQWREGKSHGRLEEIDEDEEAACVHGMEARRDSVDCGRNRNVCPQEKSLMDVSSPSGSEFSGDEAEGARVINHTARQVFGQRGDSSESLASSASTRQVPQPSPHVAEKQQRYEDLCSSLFQRLGELLQEEDLAAQNKAEGDGAEEAVKATGSDAKGASEVANGSKKEIEEILTKLALMLKDIERDFSGSRPGYITCMIRCCNSLLRLDGLTLLSRCSKEEGLRNKAQEVIETVVPCIWSS